AGGCCTACAGTTCATACGTACAGCTGGAAGAGCAATATCCCATCTGGAATGTGTTAGCTGCTCCGGAGTTTTCCCTAACGCCAAAGCGCTGGTGCTATCCAGTTGCCGGTTGCGCCAGCTATCGGGGCTATTTCCGCAAGTCTGCCGCTATCGCCAAAGCCAATAGTTTGCGCGCGCAGGGCTATGACACCTATCTAGGGCCAGTGCCCGCATACAGTACTTTGGGTTGGTTTGATGACCCTATCCTCTCCAGCTTTGTAAATTGGCCACCTGAGCGCCTCGCCGGATTGTTATTCCATGAGCTGGCGCATAGACGGGTATATATTTCCGGCGATACCCAGTTTAATGAAAGTTTCGCAACAGCTGTTTCAGAAATCGCCCTGCCGGATTGGTTAAGCAGCCAAGGCCTGACCGGTTCTGCCACCCAGGCCCGCGTCGAGACTATGGCCGTACGTCAACTGATGAACATGGCGCGCAAGCAGCTCGAACCCATTTATAAATCCCTTGAACCGGATAGTTTTAAGCTCGAACAAAAAAATTTAGTGCTTTCACGTCTGCGCCAGTGCTATCGGAAAATATCCGTAAGTTGGCCCAATCCAGCGCGCTACCAGGCGTATATAGAAAAAGCTAACAATGCCACTTTAGCCTTGGCCGCTGAATATGAATCCCAAGTTCCCGCTTTCAAGCAGTTGTATATAGAAAGTAGTGACTGGGAGGTCTTTTATAATGCGGCACAGAGGTTGGGAGATTTGGATAAGGTGGATCGTGAAGCGAGGTTATACAAGCTGGGGGAAGAATATCGCCGAACACACTTGGGGAGAAACCAAGAAAATTTTACTGAAGGAAAGAGGTGTATGGAAAGTGTTGAGCAATATTTACTTTTATTGAATACTTATTTTTCAAATAATTTACGATCAATATAAAATAATCTACTGAATAAAAAATTAGATTTCTTTGGTTACGCTACACAAATAGTCTTTTGATGACACTCTGTGTGTTTGTGTATTGTGACAGCCAATATCAAAAGTCTGGTTGTTTAATATGGTTCTATGTTTATATATCCTAGTCTGATTTTAACTGTTCCTTTATAGTCACTCTCCCAATACCTTCTGTAACCCAATTCTTAAAATGAATAGTATGATGTACCGTAAGTTCCTATCCAGATTTTTACTACTTGGTTGTATTTTACTCCTATCCGCATGCAGTGGGGGAGGTGGAAGCTCGTCAAAAGATAGTGATAAAGTCCCTGATAGTGGTGAGCAGCCAGAAAATACCGTGAGCTTAACTATCCAAGGTTATGTGGAGACCGCAAGCTATACAGGCGTTGAAGTAAAATTCCATGTAGGTGATACTGAATTCCATGGTGATGTTGATTCATTAGGGAATTATTCTATTTATATAGAGGTTAATGAATCTAAAATAGACAATTTTATAAGTGCTGAAGCGATTTTCCCTGGTATAAGCCAAGTAAAATATTTCAGTAACCTTGGTTCCATGGAAAAGTTGTTACAAAGAGCTGGCGAAGATCAGGTCCTAGTGCACTCTGAAATGAATGAAGTAAATATCACAAGTATTTCTACAGCCCTTTCCGCACATCTTAAAGGCAGAAATAAAGGGGAAATAAAATCCGATTCAGAGTTAATTTTTTCTCTAAAACAACTTGATGCTTCAATAGTTTTTGATGTGGCTACTTCTATTAAGCTTTTTGCCGATAATAAAAATATAATGGAAGATGTTGGTCTTTTTCTTCCGGATGGTTTTAACCATGTATATGAATTAGCAGAAAGTGAATCTGCAATCTCTCTTTTTGTATATAACACAAAAAAAAGATTGCCGGATTTATTTCAAGAAATGCAATCAGATATGATCAGGAATGGTAATTTGGTTGGGTACACATCTAATGTCAATTTACCAATAGCAGACACTTATTACCTCCCGTTTTTGCGAATGAGGCTTGTCTTACATCCTGATGGGACTGGTGAAGTTAATGGGGAAGTTGATCATGCTAATTTTACATGGTCGCAGATTGACGAGGGCATTATTTTTGAAGGTGCAGATTTAATAAGGTATGTAAGTGCTTTTGATTCCCATTATGTAGAAAACCATATCTTAATTAATAGTTTAGTGTGGCTGATGGATGGTGATGTTATTTCATCAATTATTTTAAATGTTGATGAATATGATATTTCTCCTGATGAAAAAGATACTGATCTTGATTTGAAAAGTGAAATTTATGCAGAAACAGCAATTCGCTCATCAAGAACAATAAAAATTTCTGAATCATTGAAGCTAGAGCAAGAGTATAGTTTTCCAATACCAGCTATGGCCGGGGAAATTGTAAATCCAGTAGTGGAAGTTTCCCCCTGGTTTTCAGTAAACGTTCTAGATATGAGCTTTACCGGAGAGTTTGG
This DNA window, taken from Microbulbifer sp. GL-2, encodes the following:
- a CDS encoding aminopeptidase; this encodes MKTVISPNKKHIWLLVTTLFLSGCETVGYYAQAAAGQWRILSARQPIEKVVQEPGTGEKLRRQLMLVQEIRAYAAQLLSLPVGKAYSSYVQLEEQYPIWNVLAAPEFSLTPKRWCYPVAGCASYRGYFRKSAAIAKANSLRAQGYDTYLGPVPAYSTLGWFDDPILSSFVNWPPERLAGLLFHELAHRRVYISGDTQFNESFATAVSEIALPDWLSSQGLTGSATQARVETMAVRQLMNMARKQLEPIYKSLEPDSFKLEQKNLVLSRLRQCYRKISVSWPNPARYQAYIEKANNATLALAAEYESQVPAFKQLYIESSDWEVFYNAAQRLGDLDKVDREARLYKLGEEYRRTHLGRNQENFTEGKRCMESVEQYLLLLNTYFSNNLRSI